The Arvicola amphibius chromosome 4, mArvAmp1.2, whole genome shotgun sequence genome includes the window CATAGCCAATCAGTCTCTTCCTTGTCCTGGATGGAGGGAGGCCTTAGAGGGAGATGGGTTCCCTTACCTCTTCCGACTATGGCTCACTGCTACTCTTCACACTCTCCATCCTTATGGACAGAGTAGTCcctattcccctccccccaccatctctctttgtttctttcatctcCAGTCTCCTATGGCAGAGCTGGAATAAATTTTCCAAGCTAAGTTGGATGGATGGTCCCCCTTGGCTTGGTGGGTTGTCCCTTACTCACCAGCTTCTCTCTCTAGAGAGTTGCCGTGTGGGCAAGGGAAGCAGGGGCCATGAGCATTTGGAAGGGGTCCTGGGTCCCCCACCCTGAGAGCAAGCATGATGCCCCCTGGGAAGAAGCCCACTGGAGAGACCTCTAACTCTAATAAGAAGCACAAGCAGAACTTCAATGAGCGATGGAAGGAGGACTTTCCCTGATTGGACTCTGCCTGTGAGCGGAAGCTGGTGCTCCCTCTAGAGTGTCGCCAGGCCCTGGTGTGCAACAAGCATGGCAAAGCTGGGAATGCTGTCACGGTGGGCACTGACACTTTCAGCACCGTGCCCTGCTGCATCATGTCACCTCAGGAGCTCACCACAGACGCTGGCAGACAGCCAGGGTCAGCCTACTCTGGAAGGCCCTACTGAAGGCAAAGGGACCCACCCCAGCCTGACAACCACTCCCGCCACTGGGGCCATCAAGATGGAGGCTGACCTGGCCAAAGGGGCTGTGCCAACCACTGTGTGCTACATGGCCAAAGAGGATGTACCTGTTAACCCATGTTCTGTCCTGCTCGAGATGTAGAGGTTCAACCTGTGTCAGGCAAGGCTGGGCACAGAGCATGGCAAATACACAGCCCCAGGAGGGTGAGGGATATGCAGGTGGGCGGCAGCCAGAGGTAAGGGGAGGACCAAGGGGGAAGGAGGCATTGAGCCACCCGGGAAAGCTCCAGTATGCCAGGCCCCTGGGTAGGAACCAACACACTTCATTCATACCTCCACTATGTCAAACCTTCACCAAGGGCTGCCTACGTGCCTGGCACTGCGCCAGCCACCTTGAGTACAACCATGAAGAAGCCAGACCTGGCACCTGTTGTTGGGTGAACGCAGTCACACTTCCCACTCCCTGGGACAGAGGTTGTAAACTGGTGATAAAAATTCAGCTGGACGTGGggacacacgtctttaatcccagtgcttggtaggcagagggaggaaggatctctgtgagttcgaggccagcctggtctacaaggtgaatTCCaaggcagctagggctgttacacagagaaaccctgtctcaagaacaaaacaagccagctgggtggtggtagcatacacctttaatcccagcatttaggaggcagagacggttagatctctgtgagttcgaggccagcctgatctacaaagtgagtttcaggacaggttccaaagctacagagacactctgtctcaaaaaaaaaaaaaaaattaaaaaaaaatacaaaacaaaaaattcagaaatagatgtggtggcagatgcctgtaatcctagcacttgggagaataaggcaggaggatcagaagttcaaggtcatctttagctacacagtgaacttgaggccagactagaatatatttaaaaaaaaaaaaacaaaaaaacaggagaTGGTAAAGGTCTGGCTTTGTGATATCTTCTGGGAAAGGAAGTCTTCTTGCTTCCAGGGCAGGGCATTGTATAGTCTGGAACCTGGACTCTCCAGCCATTTCTCACTTTTATCCCTGATCCCTCTCCAAGCTATGAACCACCCACGTGGCCCCTAGAGCTGTGGATCCTAGGTTCATCTGTGTgagtcttggggtggggggtggagatTAGATTCATTCTACAGAGATGAACAGCACAGAGCTGGGACCCTTGAGAGCCATCTTTGAGATGCCAGGAATTGCTAGTGACTGTGTCTGTTAGTGAGCACCTGAGCTAGCAAATAAAGGGAGAGTCATGCCCTCCCTGCAGGAATAAAGCAGACTGGGGCACACCCGCAAAGAATACCAGAGAAACAAGGCAGCAACAAATCCATGCTTCTTCGCCTTCTTTACGGTTAATAAATCACTTCATATTCATCAATGCAATAACGAAGATTTGCAACTTACGGTAGCCGTTTAGGGAGGTGAGGGCAGGCAGGTATGAGAGCCCAGAAAACTGGAGCTCAGCCAGGTAAACTTGCCCAGGGTAGCACAATCAGTAAACAGCCAAGAGTCTGCCTGGCCCCAACCTTGTACTCATCCAACAACATTGCATTGCTGCCCCTGCAGCCTGGAGAACaagcttaactctgttctttttactCCCTGGGCTGTCCCAGGTGACTGCTGCCAGTGTCTTGCACACAGAGGCCTATCAACACCTGAAGGCATCCCCATAGGGGCTGGTGTTAGAAGAGACCAGGGACTGGGCAGAGTCCCATGCTCTGTCCCTGTTTGCTACTTTGGTGTCCCCATGTGAAAGCCATCCTGCTATCACTTTCTTTGGCAGTGTAGCGGTCCAGGAGGGCAAGGTTATCACTTGCCAACTCTTGGACATCCTACAGGTTTTTGGCATATCTGCACCCAAACTGGCCTGGCTGCCCAGTGACCTACTGGGGAGTGTCAGCCTGCAGCTCAGGGCCACTTGCCCACTGCCCATGGATCTTCACTGTTTCCCTGGCCCAACTGACCCTAAACCCCTTGTCTATTTGGGTGAGTATGAGAGCATATTAGAGGCCTCGTTCTGTCTGCATGGTGACCCTAGTTCCCACGTGGTCCCTGAGCTCCGTGCAGCCTTGGACCTTGCAGCTATTGACTTGGCTGGTCCTAGGCCAGTACATTGGCCGTCCCTGTTGACTGTTGTGGAAGTAGGGGCTGAGGCCTGGCTTTGCTTGGTGCCCACCTTGGGAGTCACTGTCCTGGCCTCCTGGACCACCGCTGCCCTGGCCTCGGCCATGTGCCAGTTCATAGTTCACCTTTGTAGCCTTCACCTGCTGCTCTACGCTCTGCCATCAGTGCAGAAGCTTGTCCTGGTCTGGAAGCATAAAGACCAGGACATGGTCTTGCTGCAGACAGTGGTTGATGGCAGCCTTCACTTCGTTGCAAGCACAGTGTGTCTTCGGGGGCCCGTCTCCAGGCTTCCTGCAGGAACTGGACAGGCAGACGGTGAAAGTTTCACCTACCGTGGTGTGGAGCTGCTGGGCAATTCAGAGGCTTTGTCGTGAGGTTAGGAGCGCCTCCAGCAAGCTTTTTCTGGACTCCACGGGCACGGGTGGGGGCTGTTATTCCCTGATCGCTCGCTGGATGCAGTAGCCGTGTTGGCAACAATCTTTGAATCCCGCCTCTACCTGGAAGAATGGGGTGCGCTCGACGAGGGCGTTAAGTGGGTACTGCTGCTGGGCACTGGTGAACCGGTGCCCTGGGCAAGTTCGTGTTCTTCAAGGGCATGGTGGCTAGTCTCAGGCCCCTCTGCCCACGGGCCCTGTGAGCCAAGCCAGCATGTGTGCATTTCCGAGCTGTGAGAAATCTTTCCCGACTTCGCAGCCCTAGCTAGCCTTGGTGCTGCCGGCGTGCACTGGGCTAATGGACAAGGTGGGCCGCAGGTGCCACAAGCCGCGGCGGTGGGGACAGAGCAGGGCCCCAGGCAGGCTATGGCGGCCACATGGTGAAGATTGCGATGGATGTGCCCCTGCTGCatgagaggttttttttgtttgtttgtttgtttgttttggtttggtttttggttttttgagacagggtttctctgtagctttggagcctgtcctggaactagctcttgtagaccaggctggcctcgaactcacagagatccacctgcctctgcctcccgagtgccgggactaaaggcgtgcgccaccactgagaGTTTGATGTTGCACTGGCCGTAGAGTACTTAGAAAGTAGATGGAGGGAGGGACTTCGGGGGTGGCCTTCCCTCCCCTTAGCCATCAGAGGGTGGAAACTGGAGGGATCGCAGATACGACTTTACCCATACATACTACACTTAAGCTGACCTCCTAACTACGCTGTCCCCAGCTCTTCACCAAACCAGACCCCTGGCCAGTGACGGAAGAGGAGCCTGGGCAAGTGGTAGAGGTGCTAGGTAGGGCCTGGACAGTTCCAGTCCCATCTGGCCTTTCAGAGTTTGCTTGTCCTCCTTTGAACCCTCCCCTGGGGTTTTGGTTGGAGGGAAGAAGGTTGGGCTTTAGGAACTGGGGGAACGGAGGTGAACAACGGCTTCCAGAGAATTTCCTCACCCAATGCTTTGCAGTGTCTCTTTTCCTAAGAGATTGTAAACCAGAGGACAGTGCTTGTTTCTGACCATAGCACAGTGCTAGCTGTGCACAGATTAATAGGCCAAGTACACAGTGATTCCAGGGAGGTAGTGGTACCCTCcgtccctctccccctcccatctGCTGTCTGCTGTCTTTTCTGTACATGACTGTGTTTATAGGCATACATCTACAGATGCTAAACAAACCAGTCTTATGTTTCGGAGGATTAACACCTAAGAATTGAAAAggacttcttttggttttgcaatTACAGGGCTCAAGAAAGTCTCCAATAACTTggattgatttcattttttttcttcccttccttaaaATCTGATTTGTTAGTTCCCAGCCCTTTCTTGCCTTTGCTTTACACTGTTAAGAGCAAAGACTGCAAAACCACAGTGTTGTTCCTGGGTGTCCTGAGGACTGATTTGGGGTCTCACCAAAACTAGAGACCCAAACTTTCAGAATGctgtgggtttctttctttctttttaaatttgtgggagttcttagatttattttgtatgtatgagtgctttgtctgcatatatgtatgggcaccatgtgtgtgcctggtgcctgcagaggtctgAAGCAGGCATTGGGTctgctggaactgaagttacagttgcgagctgccatgtgggtgctgagaatcaaacccaggtcctgtagactgaccagtgctcttaaccactgcgccatctctccagccccgtgccGTGGGTTTGTTCTCATCTCTTCTGTGAGTGGTGTGGAGCCTGAAGTGAGGGGGTACAATCAGTGAGAGGAAAGGGGGCTGGCCTTTCCCTACACTCCCTGAGTTTGGTGCTTTGAGATAAAGTATGACATATTGTCaccatggtggtgtgtgtgtcaaCCCTGACTCCTCTGACCCCTCTCTTGGCTGAACTCCCTTTGGGTGTCTATTTGGGTCACTGTGCTAACCCTGTCTGTGAAAGAGGGTCGCTCTTCTGCCTAGGACACTTGAGCTGTAGACTCCGTGACTCTGGTTCAGCTGGAGCAGTAATAAAGAGGGAGCCAGGACTTCCTGTCCTGGCTGTAAAAGCCTTTCATTCTGGCAGCAGAGGTGGGAGAGAGCTCTCTGGCTTCTCATTTCAgaccctgcccttcttcctcctgcagcaggccCAGCCTCCAGCACCCCCAGCCCCCTGCTGGCCTCCCTGACCCTGCCCACCCGGCCTCTGCAAACCCCGTTGGACTTCAAGCACTTGCTCGCCTTCCACATCAATGGCACCACCCCGCTCAGTCTCTTCCCCAACTTCAGCACGGTAGGGGCTGGGCAGAAGGGTGGGGACATAtgcgggggaggggcgggggggcAAGGAAGGTGATTCAGCTGGCCCTAGGTGCTGCCAAATAGGACCTGGAACCCAGCTGTCTCCTGGCTAGAGATGAAGACAATGTCGTTCCTACCCCACCATCACAACTGTccagagatgattttttttggcggggggagTGATCCAGGTGCGTCTGTGTGCACTTGGGTTGTGGCTTTGATTTTCGggttaaagattattttattatttctctatgTGGTTATGTGTTTGAGTCactgtatgttcacatgtgtgggttcacatgcctgtgcatgcacagcagccagaagaggtcattgcaTGTCCTCTATGacctctccctgaacctggagctcctgtTTTCTCAGCAAGGCTGAAGATCAGCTAAGcgccagcaatcctcctgcctctatccccATTGGAGCTATGGTTACAGATTTCCTAGGGCACCTGGttggctgtgtgggtgctgggattcgaactccagtcctcacgaTTGCACAAGCAAGTGCTTTGAACTGCTGAGCTGTCATTCCAGACCTTATGTCTTTGTGTTGGAGTTTGTGTTTCTGGAGGTCTGTATATTATGAGTGGGTGCAAATTTGTGTATTGTTTGTGAAGACTTTTGTGTGTCGAGGGGATTATACGTAATATGTGTGCACGTGAATCTGAGGGGTTTGGATATCTTTATACCTTCTCTAATGTGCTTGGCATGTATGTGTTTTAGGTGACTGAGAGCCCATTCATGGTTGTATAGTATCTGTGTGTCTAAGAGCATCTTTCTGCTTGTCTGTGAGTCTGTAAGTGCCTTCAAGCTCATGTGCTTGGTATCTGTATATTTCTCTGCATgcactcaggtgtgtgtgtgtgtgtgtgtgtgtgtgtatgtgtgtgtgaacgtgcatgtgtgcactcgtgtgtgggtgtgtaggaCAAATGTTAGGAGTACTCCATGAGATTTGAGGAGCAGCACACCTTTTAATTCTGAAAATCAGATGCAATCATGGATGAACTCCATGCCACCCTCAGGAAGCTGTCACATGCCCTCCCAGTAACCTGGAGGAGTCTCCCTCTTTTTGTCACCTCCAGGTTTGAACAGAGGTCCTGAGGAGTATGAGACACTCGGGCATGGGCCTAGGGGCTTCAGCCCCTACTGTCACTTACAGATCTGTTCACTGCGCGAAGGCGTAGTCTCTCAAAGGCAGGTGCTGAGACCACCCACTAAGGTCCTGCTGCTGGTCTGCTCTACCTTGGGCACTGTCCAGGATGGAACCTCTGTTTTCAGAGCAGTCGCTAGAGCatgttctcctctctgcctctggttTCTTCCCGTGGGAAGGTTTGGAAAGTTCCTTTTGACTGACCCAGACACCTTCTGGTTTGATTCCAACAACCCAAGCCCCTAAAGCACAGCATGGTGGCACTACCTTCAATGCCAGCATTCTGGAGAATAAGGCAGAAGgaacaacctgggctacaccagcgaattaaaggccagcctgagctatgctgtgagactctgtttcaaaaacaaaacaaaataaaccccccccccccccgcaaaactTAGGCCCCTGAGAAAAGACATAGAAACCAAGATGTTGAAGCGGCTTGGAacgtagctcagctggtagagtgcttgcccggCAGGTGCAAAGCTCTGAgcttgattctcagcaccacacaaatcgggtggcacaggcctttaatcccagcactcgggaggtaaaggcaggagggactatttaaagtcatcctcagctgcaaagtgaattcaagaccagcctagactacttgagattctatctcaaaaggaaaacagaaaagaaagaaagaaaattgcatgATGtcgtatacctgtaatcccaacacttggaagcagaggcaggaagacggCGTCCAAGGCCTGAGCTAGATtagaccttgcctcaaagaaagaaagaaagaaagaaagaaagaaagaaagaaagaaagaaagaaagaaagaacagaaagaaagaatgtacAAAATATACAgttaggagccgggcggtggtggcgcacgcctttaatcccagcactcgggaggcagaggcaggcggatctctgtgagttcgaggccagcctggtctacaagagctagttccaggacaggctctaaagctgcagagaaaccctgtctcgaaaaaccaaaaatatatatatatatatatatatatatatatatatatatatatatatatatatatacagttagGAAAAGTAAGAAAACACTCAAGTTCATATTCCAAAGAGACAATCCTTCTTCTTGGGGGGCCTCAGATCTCCCTGTGCTGTCTGTCCTGCTTGGCCCCTCGCCTCCCTGGCCATGACTTTCATCCTCCTTAACAGACACCAGACTCTGGGACAGTGGCAGAGCTACTGAAGTAGGGTTTCTTGCCCCCACCAGCAGGTTCAGACACAAAAACTGGGTTGGGAGAAAGGAAATTCCACCAAAAGAATCCTTCCCTGCTATAGTCTGTGATCACTCTTTGTCCCAATGCTGTGTCCCTtcaaaaagagaaaccaaaacccaaaaactaaGACCAGAAGGGCAGCAAGAGACGTCAAGGTGATGTCATGAGAGTCAGCCCATGGCTCTAGGCATTCAGGTCACCCTTGGCCATTCCCCTTGCCACCTGACAGATCTGGTCTATACCGACAAGGGTACAGCCACAGGACAGGAGAGGTCTGGTAGACTGAGCACATTTGGAAATGCAGCATTCCGGAGCATGCAGGAGGAACTTACCCTTTGTTCCCCCTCACAGATGGATCCAGTCCAGAAAGCTGTCATCAGTCACACATTTGGGGTCCCCTCCCCTCTGAAGAAAAAGCTGTTCATCTCCTGTAACATCTGTCACCTGAGGTTCAACTCAGCGGTGAGAGGGAGTCATGGAAACGGGGGTTGGAGGGAGCTAGGTCTTCTTAGGGCTGCTGGAGAGGGGCTGTGCTCTGACACCTCATCCTCTGCTGACTCCACCCCTTCTCAGACACCTCCGCCCACATGTAGCCTACTGGGATTCCATTTTCCTCCCCTCTGCTCTGCACCCACCATTTGGATGTCCCAGGGACCATAGTGTGAATTTCTCGTCTTGACCTGAGATGTTTGTAGCATGTATTCTCCCCAGTATCTTCTGGGGGGAGGTGGTGGAATTTACTatagaaaccaggctggccttgaactcacgagacccacccacctgccactgcctccctgctgggatgaaaggtgcaaaaccaccatacccagtgtcagtgagttttgtttttgttgaaacaGCCTCACtatgtggctgtcctggaactcgctctatagaccaggttggcctcgaactcatagagatccacctgcttctgcctccctagtgctgggattaaagatgtacatgACTATACTTCGTCATCTTAATGGACTCCCATGATTCCTCTGTGAGAGGCACAGAGGCACAATTACCATTTCCACTTTTCTGAGGAGGACACAGTCTCAGAGTGGATAAATAGTTTTCCTGAAGACACAGCTGGGAAATAGCAttgctaggatttgaacccagtcCTGGCTGACCCTAAGGTCTGCATACTCCTCCCATAGCCTATCCTGGGGGAGAGGAGGATCTTTACTGTGGGATTTGGGTTGGATTTACCACTGTGGACTGTAGCCAGAGAGTTCAAGGAAAGGCAGTGGAGGCTTGTCTTTCCCACCTTTGGGGAATAGGAGTTGAGAAGCCACAAGTAGAGACCCCTAGTGAAGTAGAGAGGATGCCAGTAGTCCAGCTGTGGTCTTTCCTCCAGATGCTTAGGCCACATCATTACATAAAAAGTAGGcaaaaagagggggctggagagatggctcagcggttaagagcattgcctgctcttccaaaggtcctgagttcaattcccagcaaccacatggtggctcacaaccatctgtaatgagatctggtgccctcttctggcctgcagacgtacacacagacagaatgttgtatacataataaataaataaataaatatttaaaaaaaaaaaaaagtaggcaaaAAGAACTGCTGGAAGGAACATGTCTCCATACCTTGGCCCTGGCAGAATGGCTGGGACAATTGCAAATGTTCAGTTTCAAAAAATACCAATGGAATGAATGTTTTTGGAGTACATAAGCCCAAAATATGAGTACTGCTGTGCTTTCCATATGTGTACCCCTTAACATTCAGGAGCCGTGACTTTATAAACTAGACTAACAGTTCATATCCTGTTTAGCTTAAAGCTTAAAGCCGGACACACGGGTGCAAACCTGTGATGCCAGCGCTTGGGGGGCTGAGGCGGAAGGATCATGAGTTAAAACCAGCCTGAACCACACAATAAATAGTCCACTTCCAGAATATTCTGTATATACAGGCAGACACTAAGGGACTCACTTGGTGAACATCTCTGGGCTCAACCCTTCTGGATCTGGGAACACAGTAGAAGCAAACAGGGCCAGAGATGTGGCCTAGTGGAAGGTAGAAGGCATTGCCTAGTACCCATGAGACtttgtgttcagttcccagttcagaacacacatacacacacacacacacacacacacacacacacacacacacaccgagtgAGAAATTTCAGTGAGGGGCTGTGACCTACCTAAAGAAGCATagcttagccgggcggcggtggcgcacgcctttaatcccagcactcgggaggcagaggcaggcggatctctgtgagtttgagaccagcctggtctacaagagctagttccaggacaggctctagaaactacagggaaaccctgtcttgaaaaaccaaaaaaaaaaaaaaaaaaaaaaaaaaaaaaagaagcatagcTTACAAATGGCCAAGTttgctctgaaggcagaggccgCCTGCACTGGAGCACATGTGAGGACACACTTGGTAAACCTCTGGACCAGATGCATGTGGTGATGACGGTGACACTGACTTCACTTGTTGTGCCCAAACTTTGTGCCCCTTTAACCCCATATCCCTCTGCTTAACCTCATTCCTGAATGAGGCATGTgacctcccctcccttttccagaACCAGGCTGAAGCTCATTACAAGGGCCACAGACATGCCAGAAAACTCAAGGCTGTCGAAGCTGCCAAGAGCAAGCAGAGACCTCGAAACTTGACCCCAAATGGGACAGTGGCATCTTCAGCCTCACCTCCTGCCAGTGGAGGCCCCGGAAACCCACAGAGCAAAGGTCAGTCCTGAACTCAAGTCCCCACATTGAGGCTAGCTTCTGACAGTGGCTTACATGGCTGGCTCGTCaccatccttctttctctttcataaaaCTCGggctgtctttgttgttgttactgtgttgttttgctttgtgtgtgtgcatgcatctgtatgtgtgggtgcccatggaccatagaagccaaaagaaggtataagatcccctggagctggagtacaagtggttgtgaggggcctcgtgtgggtgctggggatcaaattccaGCTGCTGCAAGAGTTcttctgactgctgagccattctccagcctTTCACCATCTTTCTGGCTAGGAAATCATTCTGTGTATACCCACATGGGCAGACACCTACTGTGTATACCCACATGGGCAGACACCTACTGTGTATACCCACATGGGCAGACACCTACTGTGTATACCCACATGGGCAGACACCTACTGGTCCCTGGTGTTCCTCAGGCTCAATCTGGACCAGGTAACAAGCTGCCAAGCACTCCTAGCCTGAACTAGGATCCTTCCCAACTATTACCTGTGTTAGTTCCCTAAGTGTGGCAGAACAAATGGCTACGAAGTAGGTGGCTGAAACAGTAGGAGCGTATGTTCTCCACAATCCAGAGCTCAGCAGTCTGCAATCCAATGTGGATATGTTTGTTGTCAGGTTTTTTCCCCGGGAGCCAGAGGGAGAAGCACCTGTTTCTTAGCTGATGAGCACCTACTGTTCTCCATGCTCTTTATAGACCAAGGAAGGAGAGTTCTGGGTCTGCTGGGCTGTGCACTGAGTCCAAGGCTAGCTTTGGTtgcataagaccctgtctaagaaaataaaggacaggggctggctgtgtagctcagtgggtagagtgtttACGTACCACATGGGaaatcctgggtttgatcccagcaccaacATTAAACCATgatcacagtactcaggaggtgaaggtagggttagaagttcaagggcatcctcagctacatagtgagttcatgaccagcctgggatacatgagacctgaccaaataaaaacaaaaacaaacaaaaaatgccaaCACTGATTTGTGCATGGGTTCACATGTAGTAGCTTTTTGTTTTCACTGTTGTGTTAGTGGACTGCACGTATATACTAACACCATTCTCCTGTGTGATGGACTCACAATCTCCAGGTTGATACTATTGTGATAGTTTAGAAACACTCTAGCACACTTTCTGGTGACTTCTGCTTACTTAATACTGAGGCACTAGAATGTCAGGGCATCCTGCTCCTTCCAGTTTGATGATTTTtatatggggaaactgaggcccacatTTGCCTAGAGAGATGGTGACAAGGTGAACCTAGAATTTAGTGCTAGCTTTCCTTTCGGCAGGAagcctcccaccctcccacaccATCTCCATCGTGGTGCTGAGCCTCGGGGGCTGGAATCTCCCCATATGTTCCATCTCCTTGCAGATGCTCCATCTCCTCCTCATGGCGCTTCACTTCAGCTACCTCCGACCTCAGACACATCAGTTAGAGAGCCGGCCCACTCAGACCTCTCGGATGCcgctgcttcctcttcctcttcctcctcttcctgcccacCCTGCTCCCCGGATCCTGGCACGGAAGCACCAGGGCCTGAGCCAGCAGAAGTGGCTGTGGGGAGTGGGGTAAATGGTGAAGGCAGGAGCGAAAAGGGGTGCCTCTACTGCCCTACTTGTAAAGTGACAGTAAACTCAGCCTCACAGCTTCAGGCTCACAACACAGGTCAGTGCTTCCCAGGACCCATGGCATCCATGGCTAGGTGACAGGAACCCTACCCACTATTACTACACAGGTATTTCTGGGTCCCTTGATCCCAAGGGAGGGGGCATCTGGAAGAGAAGTCTCAGCAACCAGAACTGAAGATTGCTAAGGACTACCCTGCTCCCTTCTCCTTGgctcaaaacaaaaggaagagactTTAGCTCAGATGCCTATAAGGCCTTCTTCCTTGAGAGATGTCCACAGGAAGCCAT containing:
- the Znf385c gene encoding zinc finger protein 385C isoform X6, producing MLLAGPASSTPSPLLASLTLPTRPLQTPLDFKHLLAFHINGTTPLSLFPNFSTMDPVQKAVISHTFGVPSPLKKKLFISCNICHLRFNSANQAEAHYKGHRHARKLKAVEAAKSKQRPRNLTPNGTVASSASPPASGGPGNPQSKDAPSPPHGASLQLPPTSDTSVREPAHSDLSDAAASSSSSSSSCPPCSPDPGTEAPGPEPAEVAVGSGVNGEGRSEKGCLYCPTCKVTVNSASQLQAHNTGAKHRWMVEGHQGAPRRGRGRPVSQGGAGHKTKRVLGNRGGRQGPSPPFQCALCQLQVNSETQLKQHMNSRRHKDRLAGKSPKPSSQHSKLQKQAALAVSALKSKLALQKQLTKTLAARFLPSPLPTTAAAICALPGPLALRPAATAAATLFPAPVLGPALFRTPAGAVRTAAGPILFAPY